A section of the Saccharopolyspora gregorii genome encodes:
- the wzt gene encoding galactan export ABC transporter ATP-binding subunit Wzt/RfbE, whose product MVSIDVWNAAVDFPIFDAKSRSLKKAALGRAGGKIGTESRVPIIEALHDIDLSLRHGDRVALVGHNGAGKSTLLRLLSGIYEPTRGSARVVGKVAPVFDLGVGMDPEISGYENIIIRGLFLGMNRKQMEKRMDDIAEFTELGDYLGMPLRTYSTGMRVRLALGVVTSIDPEILILDEGIGAVDTEFLDKARDRLNDLVKRSGILVFASHSDEFLMELCTTGLWMEKGGIREHGSLRSVLTSYKGKDPFENLSPETLARIGESALIESDKAP is encoded by the coding sequence ATGGTCAGCATCGACGTCTGGAATGCCGCGGTCGACTTCCCGATCTTCGACGCCAAGTCCCGCTCGCTGAAGAAGGCGGCGCTGGGACGGGCCGGCGGCAAGATCGGCACGGAGAGCCGGGTTCCGATCATCGAGGCCCTGCACGACATCGACCTCTCGCTGCGGCACGGCGACCGGGTCGCGCTGGTCGGGCACAACGGCGCGGGCAAGTCCACGCTGCTGCGCCTGTTGTCCGGCATCTACGAGCCCACCCGGGGCAGCGCCCGCGTGGTGGGCAAGGTCGCGCCGGTCTTCGACCTCGGCGTCGGCATGGACCCGGAGATCTCCGGGTACGAGAACATCATCATCCGCGGTCTGTTCCTCGGCATGAACCGCAAGCAGATGGAAAAGCGGATGGACGACATCGCCGAGTTCACCGAGCTCGGCGACTACCTCGGCATGCCGCTGCGCACCTACTCCACCGGCATGCGGGTGCGGCTGGCGCTGGGCGTGGTCACGTCCATCGACCCGGAGATCCTCATCCTCGACGAGGGCATCGGGGCCGTGGACACCGAATTCCTGGACAAGGCGCGGGACCGGCTCAACGACCTGGTCAAGCGCTCCGGGATCCTGGTGTTCGCCTCGCACTCGGACGAGTTCCTGATGGAGCTGTGCACCACCGGGCTCTGGATGGAGAAGGGCGGCATCCGGGAGCACGGCTCGCTGCGCAGCGTCCTGACCTCCTACAAGGGCAAGGACCCGTTCGAGAACCTCAGCCCGGAAACCCTGGCGCGGATCGGCGAGTCCGCCCTGATCGAGAGCGACAAGGCACCATGA
- a CDS encoding MerR — protein MSATQRAGDYRVDVSRESSGWVAVVRGLPAGATEVDHFDELDVEVRDLIAGLADREPDSFDLSWHYRQGDVEYTRPVEELVHWREQSRQAAENAERARLEIITTLRAAGLSQRVIAEVIGTSHQRVAQLLAEAS, from the coding sequence ATGAGCGCGACGCAACGTGCCGGCGACTACCGAGTGGACGTGAGCCGGGAGTCCTCCGGCTGGGTCGCGGTGGTCCGCGGGCTGCCCGCCGGGGCGACCGAGGTGGACCACTTCGACGAACTCGACGTCGAGGTGCGCGACCTCATCGCCGGTCTCGCCGACCGGGAACCGGACTCCTTCGACCTCTCCTGGCACTACCGCCAGGGCGACGTCGAGTACACCCGCCCGGTCGAGGAGCTGGTCCACTGGCGCGAGCAGTCCCGGCAGGCCGCGGAGAACGCCGAACGCGCCCGCCTGGAGATCATCACGACGCTGCGGGCGGCGGGGCTGAGCCAGCGCGTCATCGCCGAGGTGATCGGCACCTCGCACCAGCGCGTGGCGCAGCTGCTGGCGGAGGCGTCCTGA
- a CDS encoding GtrA family protein yields MAVAESGADAEIKKLGLFQQLFRFVAIGGFCALIDAGTYSVLLGVLGWPTWLSKSISFILGTTASYLINRKFTFSGASTGNSTAKAGAFAIVYTTTFFVNMGSNELLCRIFEAREAWQFGLFWVIAQGLGTLINFVMLKWVVFRD; encoded by the coding sequence GTGGCCGTGGCCGAATCCGGTGCAGACGCCGAGATCAAGAAGCTCGGGCTGTTCCAGCAACTCTTCCGCTTCGTGGCCATCGGCGGGTTCTGCGCGCTGATCGACGCGGGCACGTACTCGGTGCTGCTGGGCGTGCTGGGCTGGCCGACCTGGTTGTCGAAGTCGATCTCCTTCATCCTCGGCACCACGGCGTCGTACCTGATCAACCGGAAGTTCACCTTCAGCGGGGCGAGCACCGGCAACTCCACGGCCAAGGCCGGGGCGTTCGCGATCGTCTACACGACGACGTTCTTCGTGAACATGGGCTCGAACGAGCTGCTGTGCCGGATCTTCGAGGCGCGCGAGGCGTGGCAGTTCGGGCTGTTCTGGGTGATCGCCCAGGGCCTCGGCACGCTGATCAACTTCGTGATGCTGAAGTGGGTCGTCTTCCGCGACTGA
- a CDS encoding bacterial proteasome activator family protein — protein sequence MNQNEQDQQREIFVVGEGTPLGSGADPSAEAVGERENVGELVEQPAKVMRIGTMIKQLLEEVRAAPLDEASRSRLKEIHQSSIRELEEGLAPELIEELDRLSLPFAQESTPSESELRIAQAQLVGWLEGLFHGLQTALFAQQMAARAQLEQMRRGLPAGGAGEGEPASHPRGTGQYL from the coding sequence ATGAACCAGAACGAGCAGGACCAGCAGCGCGAGATCTTCGTGGTGGGCGAGGGCACCCCGCTCGGCTCGGGGGCCGACCCGTCCGCCGAGGCGGTGGGCGAGCGGGAGAACGTCGGCGAGCTCGTCGAGCAGCCCGCGAAGGTGATGCGCATCGGCACCATGATCAAGCAGTTGCTGGAGGAGGTGCGGGCCGCGCCGCTGGACGAGGCGAGCCGCAGCAGGCTCAAGGAGATCCACCAGTCCTCCATCCGCGAGCTGGAGGAGGGCCTGGCGCCGGAGCTGATCGAGGAGCTGGACCGGCTGTCGCTCCCGTTCGCCCAGGAGTCCACCCCCTCCGAGTCGGAGCTGCGCATCGCGCAGGCCCAGCTCGTGGGCTGGCTGGAGGGCCTGTTCCACGGCCTGCAGACGGCGTTGTTCGCGCAGCAGATGGCCGCGCGGGCGCAGCTGGAGCAGATGCGGCGCGGCCTGCCCGCGGGTGGCGCGGGCGAGGGCGAGCCGGCCTCGCACCCGAGGGGAACCGGCCAGTACCTCTGA
- a CDS encoding cysteine desulfurase-like protein translates to MAFDVAAVRGLFPALGDGWVHLDAPAGMQVPEQVATAVSTALRAPVSGPGGIFPASQRAEAIVDAARRALADLVGADPAGVVLGPNSAVLLQRLADGLGDGWMIGDGVVVSRLDHPSNVVCWQRAAQRSGTQVRWAEVDIETCELPAWQYQDLIDERTKVVAVTAASGAVGTRPDVRQIAELAAAHDALVVVDASAAAPFLPLDITAMGADVLALNASAWGGPPVGALVFRDPAMIDQLPSAALEPGWRGPDRLELGPHAYPLLAGLVSSVDYLAGLDDAAAGPRRERLLTSLSSVKAYQAGLLANLTGGLRRLRNVMIIGDAMRRVPSMAFTVNGVKAVDAIEHLAEQGVCAFADPGTHGVFAVLGVGEVGGAVRVGLTHYTNTYEVDQLLRAVAALT, encoded by the coding sequence ATGGCGTTCGACGTCGCTGCAGTTCGCGGGCTGTTCCCCGCGCTCGGTGACGGGTGGGTGCACCTGGACGCCCCGGCGGGCATGCAGGTTCCCGAGCAGGTCGCGACCGCGGTGTCCACCGCGCTGCGCGCCCCCGTCTCCGGGCCTGGCGGGATCTTCCCCGCGTCGCAGCGCGCCGAGGCCATCGTGGACGCAGCCCGTCGCGCACTGGCCGATCTCGTGGGTGCCGACCCCGCAGGGGTGGTGCTCGGGCCGAACTCCGCCGTGCTGCTGCAACGGCTCGCCGACGGGCTCGGCGACGGCTGGATGATCGGCGACGGCGTCGTGGTGTCCCGGCTCGACCACCCCTCCAACGTGGTGTGCTGGCAGCGGGCCGCGCAGCGCTCCGGGACCCAGGTGCGGTGGGCCGAGGTGGACATCGAGACCTGCGAGCTGCCCGCCTGGCAGTACCAGGACCTGATCGACGAGCGCACCAAGGTCGTCGCGGTCACCGCCGCCTCCGGCGCCGTCGGCACCCGCCCGGACGTCCGCCAGATCGCCGAGCTCGCCGCCGCGCACGACGCGCTCGTGGTCGTCGACGCCTCGGCCGCCGCACCGTTCCTGCCGCTGGACATCACCGCGATGGGCGCCGACGTGCTCGCGCTGAACGCCTCCGCGTGGGGCGGGCCGCCGGTCGGCGCCCTGGTGTTCCGCGACCCGGCGATGATCGACCAGCTGCCGTCGGCGGCCCTGGAACCCGGCTGGCGCGGCCCGGACCGGCTGGAGCTGGGGCCGCACGCCTACCCGCTGCTGGCCGGTCTGGTGTCGTCCGTGGACTACCTGGCCGGGCTGGACGACGCCGCCGCGGGACCGCGCCGGGAACGGCTGCTGACCTCGCTGAGCTCGGTGAAGGCCTACCAGGCGGGGCTGCTGGCGAACCTGACCGGCGGGCTGCGCAGACTGCGGAACGTGATGATCATCGGGGACGCGATGCGCCGGGTGCCGTCGATGGCGTTCACCGTGAACGGGGTGAAGGCGGTCGACGCGATCGAGCACCTCGCCGAGCAGGGCGTCTGCGCGTTCGCCGACCCGGGCACGCACGGGGTGTTCGCCGTGCTCGGCGTCGGCGAGGTCGGCGGCGCGGTGCGCGTCGGGCTCACCCACTACACGAACACCTACGAGGTCGACCAACTCCTGCGCGCGGTCGCCGCTCTCACTTGA
- the wzm gene encoding galactan export ABC transporter permease subunit Wzm/RfbD has protein sequence MQATSTQERPPAPPETSARTWRKAFHDIAQGFQQQQLWAHLGWQDIKQRYRRSVIGPLWITIGMGMTATALGLLYSQLFDQDIKTFLPYLTVGFIVWNFILGCLTEGTEVFISNEGLMKQLPAPLSVHVLRLVWRQALLFAHNMVVYLVVLAIFQMPIGWSVLLVFPAFLLLMINGAWVALLFGVIATRFRDIPPVINSLTTLLFFMTPIVWDAKILEEKGVGWRANLAEINPLYHYIQIMRDPLIGGDEKFYHWGIVLGCTVVGWLLALVVLRNYRARVTYWI, from the coding sequence GTGCAGGCCACAAGCACGCAAGAGCGCCCTCCGGCCCCGCCCGAGACGTCCGCACGGACTTGGCGCAAGGCGTTCCACGACATCGCGCAAGGTTTCCAGCAGCAGCAGCTCTGGGCTCATCTGGGCTGGCAGGACATCAAGCAGCGCTACCGCCGCTCGGTGATCGGCCCGCTCTGGATCACCATCGGCATGGGCATGACGGCGACCGCGCTCGGTCTGCTGTACTCCCAGCTGTTCGACCAGGACATCAAGACGTTCCTGCCGTACCTGACGGTCGGCTTCATCGTCTGGAACTTCATCCTGGGCTGCCTGACCGAGGGCACCGAGGTCTTCATCTCCAACGAAGGCCTGATGAAGCAGCTGCCGGCCCCGTTGAGCGTGCACGTGCTCCGGCTGGTCTGGCGCCAGGCGCTGCTGTTCGCCCACAACATGGTCGTCTACCTGGTGGTCCTCGCGATCTTCCAGATGCCGATCGGGTGGAGCGTGCTGCTGGTCTTCCCGGCGTTCCTGCTGCTCATGATCAACGGCGCGTGGGTGGCGCTGCTGTTCGGCGTCATCGCGACGCGGTTCCGCGACATCCCGCCGGTGATCAACAGCCTCACCACGCTGCTGTTCTTCATGACCCCGATCGTGTGGGACGCGAAGATCCTGGAGGAGAAGGGCGTCGGCTGGCGGGCGAACCTCGCCGAGATCAACCCGCTCTACCACTACATCCAGATCATGCGCGACCCGCTGATCGGTGGCGACGAGAAGTTCTACCACTGGGGCATCGTGCTCGGCTGCACCGTCGTCGGCTGGCTGCTGGCGCTGGTCGTGCTGCGCAACTACCGCGCTCGCGTCACCTACTGGATCTGA
- a CDS encoding FAD-binding oxidoreductase encodes MGSVQHEHATSQRLTGWGRTAPTSAQVVSTPDVDVIARAVREAGARGVIARGLGRSYGDPSQNAGGTVIDMTALNRVHQVDADEATVVVDAGVSLDVLMRRLLPYGLWIPVLPGTRQVTVGGAIGSDIHGKNHHSQGSFGSHVLSLDLLTADGSVRTLSPQGAGSELFWATVGGMGLTGIILQATIRLKRVETAYFLVDNVQTKNLDELIEHFTDGSDGNYIYSVAWFDSLARGEKLGRALLTRGNSAKLEDLPKKLRKDPLKFNAPQLMTAPPIFPNGLVNKYTITAFNEVWYRKAPTKFGAVQNITQFFHPLDLVGEWNRVYGPNGFLQYQFMVPFGQEDMFRRSIDKISASGHVSFLNVLKTFGAGNEAPMSFPGEGWTLTVDIPISPGLDRLCRELDELVLDAGGRLYLAKESRTTAEMIERMYPRIHEWRKIRASVDPEGVFHSDLSRRLSL; translated from the coding sequence GTGGGATCGGTACAGCACGAACACGCGACCAGCCAGCGGTTGACCGGCTGGGGGCGCACGGCGCCGACCTCGGCTCAGGTCGTGAGCACCCCGGACGTCGACGTGATCGCGAGAGCGGTCCGCGAAGCCGGTGCGCGCGGCGTCATCGCCCGCGGCCTCGGCCGCAGCTACGGCGACCCGTCGCAGAACGCGGGCGGCACCGTCATCGACATGACCGCGCTGAACCGCGTGCACCAGGTGGACGCGGACGAGGCGACGGTCGTGGTGGACGCCGGTGTCTCGCTGGACGTGCTGATGCGCCGCCTGCTGCCGTACGGCCTGTGGATCCCGGTGCTGCCGGGCACCCGCCAGGTCACCGTCGGCGGCGCCATCGGTTCCGACATCCACGGCAAGAACCACCACTCGCAGGGTTCGTTCGGCAGCCACGTGCTGTCGCTGGACCTGCTCACCGCCGACGGCTCGGTGCGCACCCTGTCGCCGCAGGGCGCCGGTTCCGAGCTGTTCTGGGCGACGGTCGGCGGCATGGGGCTGACCGGGATCATCCTGCAGGCGACCATCCGGCTCAAGCGCGTCGAAACGGCGTACTTCCTGGTCGACAACGTGCAGACGAAGAACCTCGACGAGCTGATCGAGCACTTCACCGACGGCTCCGACGGCAACTACATCTACTCCGTGGCCTGGTTCGACTCGCTGGCGCGTGGCGAGAAGCTGGGCCGCGCCCTGCTGACCAGGGGGAACTCCGCGAAGCTGGAGGACCTGCCGAAGAAGCTGCGCAAGGACCCGTTGAAGTTCAACGCCCCGCAGCTGATGACCGCTCCGCCGATCTTCCCGAACGGGCTGGTGAACAAGTACACGATCACCGCCTTCAACGAGGTCTGGTACCGCAAGGCGCCGACGAAGTTCGGGGCCGTGCAGAACATCACCCAGTTCTTCCACCCGCTCGACCTGGTCGGCGAGTGGAACCGGGTGTACGGGCCGAACGGGTTCCTCCAGTACCAGTTCATGGTGCCGTTCGGCCAGGAGGACATGTTCCGCCGGTCCATCGACAAGATCAGCGCGAGCGGGCACGTGTCGTTCCTGAACGTGCTCAAGACCTTCGGCGCGGGCAACGAGGCCCCGATGTCGTTCCCCGGCGAGGGCTGGACGCTGACCGTCGACATCCCCATCTCGCCGGGCCTGGACCGGCTGTGCCGGGAGCTCGACGAGCTGGTGCTCGACGCGGGCGGGCGGCTCTACCTCGCCAAGGAGTCGCGGACGACGGCGGAGATGATCGAGCGGATGTACCCGCGCATCCACGAGTGGCGCAAGATCCGCGCCTCGGTCGACCCCGAGGGCGTGTTCCATTCCGACCTGTCCCGGAGGTTGAGCCTGTGA
- the glfT1 gene encoding galactofuranosyltransferase GlfT1 produces MSTDSAEQPQLPADSVVAVIVTRHRRELLAESLKVIATQTRVPDHLVVVDNGPDQPARQVVEDCPIPSTYLPSQRNLGGAGGFALGMLHALALGAEWVWLGDDDGRPADDHALSTLLEVARTRKLAAVSPVVVNIDHPEKLAFPLRRGLTWKRHPEELGAPGGDADFLPGIASFFNGALFRAATLDVVGVPDYRLFFRGDEVELHRRVVRSGLPFGTSLKTRFVHPDGSDEFKPMLGGRFHAQDPSDANKRYYTYRNRGYLLSQPGMRKIGALEVLRFGLYFVGHRRDPKAFREWLRLVRQGRREQFFRR; encoded by the coding sequence ATGAGCACCGACTCCGCCGAGCAGCCGCAACTGCCCGCCGACTCCGTCGTCGCGGTGATCGTCACCAGGCATCGCCGCGAGCTGCTCGCGGAGTCGCTCAAGGTGATCGCCACCCAGACCCGGGTGCCGGACCACCTGGTCGTCGTGGACAACGGTCCCGACCAGCCCGCGCGGCAGGTCGTCGAGGACTGCCCGATCCCGTCGACGTACCTGCCCTCGCAGCGCAACCTCGGCGGTGCCGGTGGTTTCGCGCTGGGCATGCTGCACGCGCTGGCGCTCGGCGCGGAGTGGGTGTGGCTCGGCGACGACGACGGCAGGCCCGCCGACGACCACGCGCTGTCGACGCTGCTGGAGGTGGCGCGCACGCGGAAGCTCGCCGCCGTCTCGCCGGTCGTGGTGAACATCGACCACCCGGAGAAGCTGGCGTTCCCGCTGCGCCGCGGCCTGACCTGGAAGCGGCACCCGGAGGAGCTCGGCGCTCCCGGCGGCGACGCGGACTTCCTGCCGGGCATCGCGTCGTTCTTCAACGGCGCCCTGTTCCGCGCGGCCACGCTGGACGTGGTGGGCGTGCCGGACTACCGGCTGTTCTTCCGCGGCGACGAGGTGGAGCTGCACCGCCGCGTGGTGCGCTCGGGCCTGCCGTTCGGCACCTCGTTGAAGACGCGGTTCGTGCACCCGGACGGGTCGGACGAGTTCAAGCCGATGCTCGGCGGCCGGTTCCACGCGCAGGACCCGTCGGACGCGAACAAGCGCTACTACACCTACCGGAACCGCGGCTACCTGCTGTCGCAGCCGGGGATGCGCAAGATCGGTGCGCTGGAGGTGCTGCGGTTCGGGCTGTACTTCGTCGGTCACCGCCGGGACCCGAAGGCGTTCCGGGAATGGCTGCGGCTGGTCCGGCAGGGGCGCCGGGAGCAGTTCTTCCGCCGCTGA
- a CDS encoding arabinosyltransferase domain-containing protein — protein MLKGQEDSSRKDDPSESSEDRPADSPARPAANRRDPSAKQLRWFASVLGLLGAVLAIAVPFLPVEHDVNTLRWPTAEGTESVSAPLVSFEPLWMDATVPCASIRSLDARTQGPANLLSTNPPDSDYGNLTGMTLQVDNGQVTLLSKGQQISTMPLPPGDCAIEVRSDAIGTKVELGDEKLANMRGDQRPQLTGIFSDLDANVDDIRGLSFEARIDNRYESSATPIKIAVIVLALASFVGSVVCLRRLDVRAGRRPPRWAPLGWWKPTLRDLAVFGSLVVWWIAGAMTSDDGYILTIARARESAGYISNYYRWFAVPEAPFGWFYELYSMWVQVSTATPWVRLPALLMGSVSWMLISREVLPRLGQQVRRSNAAGWAAAAVFLAFWLPYNNGLRAEPVIALFSLLALCAVERAVATGRLMPAALGLVVAALALGAGPHGLVAVLPYVAALKPLLRLVRQRAKDYGWLPVLAPIAACGFVILTAVFADQTWGSVMDATELRTELGPSEDWYQELNRYNLLFSPTPDGSLVRRFPVLLVMLCLATCAVMLLRRGRIRGAALGPSRRLLAVAALSFVALALTPTKWSHHFGIFAAVGGALAALTALATSSTVLRSRRNRAAFFAGLMVICAFAATGPNAWWYVSGWGVPWFDKPPSIKGHDASTLLLGLAAVAGIVAFVEHLRLDEKNPKLVELPDRTGMEKRSRALRLGTAPLAIICALLVLGELATFGKVIQKQAGSYSLGMDNIKQLAGSSCGLSDYVYVETDPKAGMLPVSGQQPGSPAPDFEVPKRAKDEEDARQYLGAKMDGFRRPGLPVGDGSDPEEPDWRPPYQFGDDTAPVWGSYDEAGTGTGELRTQWYDLPERAATGEVPVVLSLAGSESGANALVLEFGRDTPQGFELMHRQFVGQGPGPSWRDYRYTVGGDAEGATKMRVVAIDQAVSPNGWLAVSAPRAPQLSNMTDVVGDAPTFVEWTAALVHPCLKISGISGGVAEMPRFRVSAGAEVRDIGAGWSSPDAGGPFGWMNVSSSVRELPTYMRGDLNRDWGSLYEVDPYEPDALPAQAAMEVHSETHSGLWSPGPLTKTVQLPGDVPSSDDRNDVKQLGGDDDQQ, from the coding sequence GTGCTTAAGGGGCAGGAAGACAGCAGTCGCAAGGACGACCCATCGGAGTCGTCCGAGGATCGACCGGCGGACTCTCCGGCACGCCCGGCGGCGAACCGGCGCGACCCGTCCGCGAAGCAGCTGAGGTGGTTCGCCTCCGTGCTCGGGCTGCTCGGCGCGGTCCTGGCCATCGCGGTTCCCTTCCTGCCGGTCGAGCACGACGTCAACACGTTGAGATGGCCCACCGCGGAGGGCACCGAGTCGGTGTCCGCCCCGCTGGTGAGCTTCGAACCGCTGTGGATGGACGCGACCGTGCCGTGCGCCTCGATCCGCAGCCTCGACGCGCGCACCCAGGGCCCGGCGAACCTGCTGAGCACGAACCCGCCGGACTCCGACTACGGCAACCTCACCGGGATGACCCTGCAGGTCGACAACGGCCAGGTGACGCTGCTGTCGAAGGGGCAGCAGATCAGCACGATGCCGCTGCCGCCGGGGGACTGCGCCATCGAGGTGCGCTCGGACGCGATCGGCACCAAGGTCGAGCTCGGTGACGAGAAGCTGGCCAACATGCGCGGCGACCAGCGCCCGCAGCTCACCGGCATCTTCTCCGACCTGGACGCGAACGTCGACGACATCCGGGGCCTGTCCTTCGAGGCCCGCATCGACAACCGCTACGAGAGCAGCGCGACCCCGATCAAGATCGCGGTGATCGTGCTGGCGCTGGCGTCGTTCGTCGGCTCGGTGGTGTGCCTGCGCCGCCTGGACGTGCGGGCGGGCCGGCGGCCGCCGCGGTGGGCGCCGCTGGGCTGGTGGAAGCCGACGCTGCGCGACCTCGCCGTGTTCGGGTCGCTGGTCGTCTGGTGGATCGCGGGGGCGATGACCTCCGACGACGGCTACATCCTCACCATCGCGCGGGCGCGGGAGAGCGCCGGCTACATCAGCAACTACTACCGCTGGTTCGCGGTGCCGGAGGCGCCGTTCGGCTGGTTCTACGAGCTGTACTCGATGTGGGTGCAGGTGTCCACGGCGACGCCGTGGGTGCGGTTGCCCGCGCTGCTGATGGGTTCGGTCAGCTGGATGCTGATCAGCCGGGAGGTGCTGCCGCGGCTCGGACAGCAGGTGCGGCGCAGCAACGCGGCGGGCTGGGCCGCGGCCGCGGTGTTCCTGGCGTTCTGGCTGCCCTACAACAACGGGCTGCGCGCCGAGCCGGTGATCGCGCTGTTCTCGCTGCTGGCGCTGTGCGCGGTGGAGCGGGCGGTGGCCACCGGCCGGCTGATGCCCGCCGCGCTCGGCCTGGTCGTCGCGGCGCTGGCGCTCGGCGCCGGGCCGCACGGGCTGGTGGCGGTGCTGCCGTACGTGGCGGCGCTGAAGCCGCTGCTGCGGCTGGTGCGGCAGCGCGCCAAGGACTACGGCTGGTTGCCGGTGCTGGCGCCGATCGCGGCCTGCGGGTTCGTGATCCTCACGGCGGTGTTCGCGGACCAGACGTGGGGTTCGGTCATGGACGCCACCGAGCTGCGCACCGAGCTCGGGCCGAGCGAGGACTGGTACCAGGAGCTCAACCGCTACAACCTGCTGTTCAGCCCTACTCCGGACGGTTCGCTGGTGCGCCGGTTCCCGGTGCTGCTGGTGATGCTGTGCCTGGCCACCTGCGCGGTGATGCTGCTGCGCCGGGGCCGCATCCGCGGTGCCGCGCTCGGCCCGAGCCGCCGCCTGCTGGCGGTCGCCGCGCTGTCCTTCGTCGCGCTGGCGCTGACCCCCACCAAGTGGTCCCACCACTTCGGGATCTTCGCGGCGGTCGGCGGCGCGCTGGCGGCGTTGACCGCGCTGGCGACGAGCAGCACGGTGCTGCGGTCGCGGCGGAACCGGGCGGCGTTCTTCGCCGGTCTGATGGTGATCTGCGCGTTCGCCGCGACCGGCCCGAACGCCTGGTGGTACGTGTCCGGCTGGGGCGTGCCGTGGTTCGACAAGCCGCCGTCGATCAAGGGGCACGACGCGAGCACGCTGCTGCTGGGCCTCGCCGCCGTCGCCGGCATCGTCGCGTTCGTCGAACACCTGCGGCTGGACGAGAAGAACCCGAAGCTCGTGGAGCTCCCGGACAGGACGGGGATGGAGAAGCGCAGCCGCGCCCTGCGGCTGGGCACCGCCCCGCTGGCGATCATCTGCGCGCTGCTCGTGCTGGGCGAACTGGCGACCTTCGGCAAGGTCATCCAGAAGCAGGCGGGCAGCTACAGCCTCGGCATGGACAACATCAAGCAGCTGGCCGGTTCCAGCTGCGGCCTGTCCGACTACGTGTACGTGGAGACCGATCCGAAGGCGGGCATGCTGCCGGTGTCCGGGCAGCAGCCGGGCTCGCCGGCCCCGGACTTCGAGGTGCCCAAGCGCGCCAAGGACGAGGAGGACGCCCGCCAGTACCTGGGCGCCAAGATGGACGGCTTCCGCCGCCCTGGCCTGCCCGTCGGGGACGGTTCGGACCCGGAGGAGCCGGACTGGCGCCCGCCGTACCAGTTCGGCGACGACACCGCCCCGGTGTGGGGCAGCTACGACGAGGCGGGCACCGGCACCGGCGAGCTGCGCACCCAGTGGTACGACCTGCCGGAGCGCGCGGCGACCGGCGAGGTCCCGGTGGTGCTGAGCCTGGCCGGTTCGGAGTCCGGGGCGAACGCGCTGGTCCTCGAATTCGGCCGGGACACCCCGCAGGGCTTCGAGCTGATGCACCGGCAGTTCGTCGGCCAGGGCCCCGGACCGTCGTGGCGGGACTACCGCTACACCGTCGGCGGGGACGCCGAGGGCGCCACCAAGATGCGGGTCGTCGCGATCGACCAGGCGGTGTCCCCGAACGGCTGGCTGGCGGTGAGCGCGCCGCGCGCGCCGCAGCTGTCGAACATGACCGACGTCGTCGGCGACGCCCCCACGTTCGTGGAGTGGACGGCGGCGCTGGTGCACCCGTGCCTGAAGATCTCCGGGATCAGCGGCGGCGTCGCCGAGATGCCGCGGTTCCGCGTGTCGGCGGGTGCCGAGGTCCGCGACATCGGCGCGGGCTGGTCCTCACCGGACGCGGGCGGTCCGTTCGGCTGGATGAACGTGAGCTCCAGCGTGCGGGAGCTGCCGACCTACATGCGCGGGGACCTGAACCGGGACTGGGGTTCGCTGTACGAGGTGGACCCGTACGAGCCGGACGCGCTGCCCGCGCAGGCGGCGATGGAGGTGCACTCCGAGACGCACTCCGGGCTGTGGTCGCCGGGGCCGCTGACCAAGACGGTCCAGCTGCCGGGCGACGTGCCCAGCTCGGACGACCGCAACGACGTCAAGCAGCTCGGCGGTGACGACGACCAGCAGTGA